One part of the Sorangiineae bacterium MSr11954 genome encodes these proteins:
- a CDS encoding BMP family ABC transporter substrate-binding protein: MSDIRRHAALFMMVAAASVSACNKSKDKPDCSSPEVFCVGVVTDVGKVDDKSFNQSTWEGVTKAKKELGATTQYIETTDPKDYSKNIATFAEEKYDVVITVGFALGETTRESAAKFPDTRFIGVDQFQPPGTEKKNMTALVFPEDQAGFLVGALSALMSKSGKIGAVLATDAVPPVWRFGEGFRAGAKHVKPDIDLNVVYHSDVGFDKTFSDPEWGKTTAVSMIDKGVDIVFGGGGKTGNGALIGAAAKNVYAVGVDTDQYFTVPEAQKVLLSSAMKLLDEGVYDLLKQAKEGKLPSGNVTGKAGHAPYHDLDDKVPAPVKAKIDELQKQLRDGAIKTNVPPTKS; the protein is encoded by the coding sequence ATGTCCGACATTCGGCGGCACGCCGCTCTGTTCATGATGGTTGCGGCGGCTTCGGTGAGCGCGTGCAACAAGTCCAAAGACAAACCCGACTGTTCGAGCCCCGAAGTCTTTTGCGTAGGCGTCGTGACCGATGTCGGCAAGGTGGACGATAAATCGTTCAACCAGTCCACGTGGGAGGGGGTTACGAAAGCCAAGAAGGAGCTTGGCGCGACCACGCAATACATCGAGACCACCGATCCCAAAGACTACTCCAAGAACATCGCCACCTTCGCCGAGGAGAAGTACGACGTGGTGATCACCGTCGGCTTCGCGCTCGGCGAGACCACGCGCGAGTCGGCCGCGAAGTTCCCCGATACGCGCTTCATCGGCGTCGATCAGTTCCAGCCGCCGGGCACGGAGAAGAAGAACATGACGGCCCTGGTCTTCCCCGAGGATCAAGCGGGCTTCCTCGTGGGCGCGCTCTCCGCGCTGATGAGCAAATCGGGAAAGATCGGCGCCGTGCTGGCCACCGACGCGGTCCCGCCCGTGTGGCGCTTCGGCGAGGGGTTCCGCGCCGGCGCGAAGCACGTCAAGCCGGACATCGATCTGAACGTCGTCTACCATAGCGACGTGGGGTTCGATAAGACGTTCTCCGATCCCGAGTGGGGCAAGACCACCGCCGTGTCGATGATCGACAAAGGCGTGGACATCGTGTTCGGCGGCGGCGGCAAGACGGGCAACGGTGCGCTCATCGGCGCGGCGGCCAAGAACGTCTACGCGGTGGGCGTGGACACCGATCAATATTTCACCGTGCCGGAGGCGCAGAAGGTGCTGCTCTCCAGCGCCATGAAGCTCCTCGACGAAGGCGTCTACGATCTGCTCAAGCAGGCGAAAGAGGGCAAGCTCCCGAGCGGCAACGTGACCGGCAAGGCGGGCCACGCCCCGTATCACGATCTCGACGACAAGGTTCCCGCTCCGGTCAAGGCGAAGATCGACGAGCTGCAAAAGCAGCTCCGCGACGGCGCCATCAAGACCAACGTTCCGCCCACGAAGTCGTGA
- a CDS encoding NmrA/HSCARG family protein, with product MTKRNRTILVLGATGQQGGATARELLARGFDVRALVRDPDKAEARALRDRGAALVRGDLEAPASLREAMRGAHGVFSVQAFSQTDASLEVRQGIHVADLAKETGIAHVVYSSVGGAERSTGIAHFDSKWRIEEHLRGLGVPLTVLRPVFFMENFASFNGPALVDGSLVLRMALRPETRLQVVAVRDIAVFAANAFEQPDFYLGRAIELAGDALTMTELASTFQRATGIPTRFESQPTAQLRAFSEELASMFEWFDAKGYAADIPALRGLYPGLTTLETWLRDTGWKP from the coding sequence ATGACGAAACGGAATCGAACCATTCTCGTGCTCGGTGCAACGGGACAGCAGGGCGGGGCGACGGCCCGCGAGCTCTTGGCCCGCGGCTTCGACGTTCGCGCGCTGGTGCGCGATCCGGACAAGGCCGAGGCGCGCGCCCTCCGCGATCGGGGTGCCGCGCTGGTTCGCGGGGATTTGGAAGCGCCCGCTTCACTCCGCGAGGCCATGCGCGGCGCGCACGGCGTCTTCAGCGTGCAGGCGTTCTCGCAAACCGATGCATCGCTCGAAGTGCGCCAGGGGATTCACGTGGCCGACCTTGCCAAGGAGACGGGCATCGCCCACGTCGTGTACTCCTCGGTCGGGGGCGCCGAGCGGAGCACGGGCATCGCGCACTTCGACAGCAAGTGGCGGATCGAGGAGCATTTGCGCGGGCTGGGCGTGCCGCTCACCGTGCTGCGGCCGGTGTTCTTCATGGAGAACTTCGCCTCGTTCAACGGGCCCGCCCTCGTCGATGGAAGCTTGGTGCTGCGCATGGCGCTTCGCCCCGAAACCCGATTGCAAGTGGTCGCCGTGCGCGACATCGCCGTATTTGCGGCCAACGCGTTCGAGCAGCCGGACTTTTACCTCGGGCGCGCCATCGAGCTGGCCGGCGATGCGTTGACCATGACCGAGCTCGCGTCCACGTTTCAGCGGGCCACGGGGATCCCGACCCGGTTCGAATCGCAGCCGACCGCCCAGCTGCGGGCGTTCAGCGAGGAGCTCGCGTCGATGTTCGAGTGGTTTGACGCGAAAGGCTATGCTGCGGATATTCCGGCCTTGCGCGGGCTGTATCCGGGGCTCACCACCTTGGAAACGTGGCTGCGCGATACCGGGTGGAAGCCGTGA
- a CDS encoding MarR family transcriptional regulator: MSRPRSPRTRRTPPPPAEVRPTPPAQPATPKKTFLRIEVANAPLGSKLLQLTRRHYLLATDLLKEIGLVPPQELVLMHLWERGQCSHGEIVRFFNRDRSTVTKTLQAMERAGIVERRPSETDGRAIVISLTERGKALHPEVIAIWAELERRTTRGLGDHRLGTVLRALDVMLGNLSDS; the protein is encoded by the coding sequence ATGAGCCGCCCCCGATCCCCGCGCACCCGGCGAACGCCGCCACCTCCGGCCGAAGTCCGCCCCACGCCCCCCGCGCAGCCGGCGACGCCCAAGAAGACGTTCCTTCGCATCGAGGTGGCGAACGCACCGCTCGGCTCGAAGCTGCTGCAGCTGACCCGGAGGCACTATCTACTCGCGACGGATCTTCTCAAGGAGATCGGACTCGTGCCCCCGCAGGAGCTGGTCCTCATGCACCTGTGGGAGCGAGGTCAGTGTTCCCACGGTGAGATCGTGCGCTTCTTCAACCGCGACCGTTCGACGGTGACCAAGACCTTGCAGGCCATGGAGCGCGCCGGGATCGTCGAGAGGCGCCCGTCGGAGACGGACGGACGCGCCATCGTCATTTCGCTCACCGAGCGCGGAAAGGCGCTTCACCCCGAGGTGATCGCCATTTGGGCCGAGCTCGAACGGCGCACGACCCGTGGCCTGGGCGATCACCGGCTCGGGACCGTGCTGCGCGCATTGGACGTCATGTTGGGGAATCTGTCGGACTCCTGA
- a CDS encoding class A beta-lactamase-related serine hydrolase, translating into MRVIFGGSVVVLLGSLALVACSSSGSEEDSSGAGGVISPLSLETLESSTGADRGGRCPSGIGDHWVCSGKARVRCVDGAIQREHCSSGCNDPAGEVTEAVCTCPAPAGTRWACSEDGNLHSCNGGGWMTQECHCDGCTGSPANVSASCNARSGALQAVLDKLGPQCGQYSPGTYCSLSVRDLVTGETASYRGNAFEAPASTVKALWVAAALLDVGIEKVKPLAEPVFIDSDNSAAGQVIDLLVSPDRVNTFAWHDIGVADIGFCRWNYDKVREAGNCDRGPRGGSNFITTDDAVRFLTAVWNRRLLGKERSRQLLDWMKLSPRQGYGGWLGTQLPPAARATMHHKAGWLPPAEVPGNSNSNEIGIVEVPNGHPYAVALLLNGAPSQEAYDQVQLPTLEYASCVIYHAAAKDHADPFAACVHP; encoded by the coding sequence ATGAGAGTGATTTTCGGCGGCTCGGTTGTCGTGTTGCTCGGTTCTCTCGCGCTCGTGGCTTGCTCGTCTTCCGGCTCGGAAGAGGATTCGAGCGGCGCGGGTGGCGTGATTTCGCCGCTGTCTCTGGAGACGCTGGAGAGCTCCACCGGCGCGGATCGCGGCGGGCGCTGTCCCAGCGGGATTGGCGATCATTGGGTGTGCAGCGGAAAGGCGCGCGTTCGATGCGTCGATGGCGCCATTCAACGGGAGCACTGTTCCAGCGGCTGCAACGATCCCGCCGGCGAGGTGACCGAGGCGGTCTGCACCTGTCCCGCGCCCGCCGGGACCCGCTGGGCGTGCAGCGAAGACGGCAATCTCCATAGCTGCAACGGTGGCGGGTGGATGACCCAGGAGTGCCATTGCGACGGGTGCACCGGCTCCCCGGCCAACGTGAGCGCCTCGTGCAACGCGCGCTCGGGGGCGCTGCAGGCGGTCCTCGACAAATTGGGCCCGCAGTGCGGCCAATATTCGCCCGGCACCTACTGCAGCCTCTCGGTCCGCGATCTGGTGACCGGCGAGACGGCCAGCTACCGCGGAAATGCCTTCGAGGCGCCGGCCAGCACCGTCAAGGCGCTGTGGGTCGCGGCGGCGCTGCTCGACGTGGGCATCGAGAAGGTCAAGCCGCTCGCGGAGCCCGTCTTCATCGATTCCGACAACTCGGCCGCGGGCCAGGTGATCGATTTGCTCGTCTCGCCCGACCGGGTCAACACGTTTGCGTGGCACGACATCGGGGTCGCCGACATCGGATTCTGTCGTTGGAATTACGATAAAGTGCGCGAAGCTGGCAATTGCGACCGCGGGCCGCGCGGCGGTTCGAATTTCATCACCACCGACGACGCCGTTCGCTTCTTGACCGCCGTATGGAACCGGCGCCTGCTCGGCAAAGAGCGCAGCCGGCAGCTGCTCGACTGGATGAAGCTCTCACCGCGCCAGGGCTATGGCGGCTGGCTCGGGACCCAGCTGCCGCCGGCGGCGCGTGCCACGATGCATCATAAGGCGGGCTGGCTGCCGCCGGCCGAGGTACCCGGTAATTCCAATTCGAACGAAATTGGGATCGTCGAAGTCCCCAATGGCCATCCTTATGCGGTCGCGCTCCTGCTCAACGGCGCGCCTTCGCAAGAGGCCTACGACCAGGTGCAATTGCCGACGCTCGAATACGCTTCATGCGTCATCTACCATGCAGCTGCAAAGGATCACGCCGATCCCTTCGCGGCGTGCGTGCACCCCTGA
- a CDS encoding AraC family transcriptional regulator ligand-binding domain-containing protein, with translation MSKAPTNLASMARGVLRWASEHGIAEDELLRTVPIDRSALDGNHSRIPRDAHVHLWRSLEILFDDPDFGVNHAETIMQPASLGVVGLLSMTSATVGESVHRATTYSRILKPDIRSRAYFTDRYIVVEIETQEGSPRSVADCSLLAYLLFLRRWSGHDFPAREVYFQHPRPARTGAYERWFRCPMHFDHPCNAIAFDRDVAALPLLSAQADVATYLEEQASLLLANAPSAAPDESSLESIRAAVRAGVHEGRAHLTVVARRLGIGPRHLQRLLAKHDLEYRTLLDEARHATALPLVAETDMPFEIIAERVGFTEARAFRRAFRRWVGVSPSELRTARTGRRGVNA, from the coding sequence ATGAGCAAGGCGCCCACCAACCTGGCGTCGATGGCGCGCGGCGTGCTCCGTTGGGCGAGTGAGCACGGCATCGCCGAAGACGAGCTCCTGCGCACCGTGCCCATCGATCGCAGCGCGCTCGATGGAAACCATTCGCGCATCCCGCGCGATGCGCACGTGCATCTCTGGCGCAGCCTGGAGATCCTGTTCGACGATCCGGACTTCGGCGTGAACCACGCCGAGACGATCATGCAACCGGCGTCGCTCGGGGTCGTTGGCTTGCTCTCGATGACCAGCGCCACCGTCGGCGAGAGCGTTCACCGCGCCACCACCTACAGCCGCATCCTCAAGCCCGATATCCGCTCGCGCGCGTATTTTACCGATCGGTACATCGTGGTGGAGATCGAGACGCAAGAGGGCTCCCCGCGCTCGGTCGCCGACTGTTCGCTCCTCGCGTATCTTCTTTTTCTGCGCCGCTGGTCGGGCCACGACTTTCCGGCGCGCGAGGTCTACTTCCAGCACCCGCGCCCCGCGCGCACCGGCGCCTACGAGCGGTGGTTTCGCTGCCCCATGCACTTCGACCACCCGTGCAACGCCATCGCCTTCGATCGCGATGTGGCGGCCCTCCCGCTCTTGAGCGCACAAGCCGATGTGGCCACCTACCTCGAGGAGCAAGCGTCCCTGCTGCTCGCCAACGCGCCGTCCGCCGCGCCCGACGAATCGAGCCTCGAATCCATCCGCGCCGCCGTTCGCGCGGGGGTCCACGAGGGCCGCGCGCACCTGACGGTCGTCGCCCGTCGCCTGGGCATCGGCCCGAGGCACCTGCAGCGCCTCCTCGCGAAGCACGACCTCGAGTACCGCACGCTCCTCGACGAAGCCCGCCACGCCACCGCGCTCCCCCTGGTCGCCGAGACGGACATGCCGTTCGAGATCATCGCCGAGCGCGTCGGCTTCACCGAGGCCCGCGCGTTCCGCCGCGCCTTCCGCAGGTGGGTCGGCGTGAGCCCCTCGGAGCTCCGCACCGCCCGCACCGGCCGGCGCGGCGTGAACGCGTAG
- a CDS encoding acyclic terpene utilization AtuA family protein gives MATQGKRPIRIANASGFLGDRASALREMVEGGPVDVITGDYLAEVTMLILGKQQAKDPSAGYAAAFLAHLGPALKTVLAKGVKIVVNAGGLHPTGLANAVHALAQRIGVSPRIATVHGDDLRGRLAALMAEGEAFANLETGQPLPQDPSFVRTANAYLGAWGIVRALQADADIVLCPRVTDASLVVGAAAFWHGWQRDDWDALAGAVAAGHVIECGTQATGGNYSSFRALEDGPLHPGFPLAEIDADGSSVITKHPGTGGRVTVGTVTAQLVYEVESPRYPNPDVITHLDTIRLEEAGPDRIALRGVRGSPPPDTTKVAITTRGTFRNEMILGAVGLDVDAKFDLFERAARAVLAKTSATVLFQRIGSAKPDARSQDEATAFLRVVASSDDEAAVGRAFSGALVELGLSSYPGLFMLAAPGPASETGGYWPAKVPQSRLEHKVTLPDGSVEAIALPPVMNRPGAGERAAPVADDVRTPDDARAVDDAGTTDDVRTTDDAGTTDDARTTEDARTTDDGRTADDARAADDAGTTDDAGTTDDARTAEDAHTAEDAHTAEDAHTADGARATEDAHPARNSANSAPAPSSCRVPLGTVADARSGDKGSDANVGIWVHSDAAFAWLRAMLTVERFRELLPEARDLTVERYELPHLRALNFVVRGLLRGGATATTRLDRQAKSLGEFLRARVVDVPASLVPMHRTESKQSP, from the coding sequence ATGGCCACGCAGGGCAAGCGTCCGATTCGAATCGCGAACGCCTCGGGTTTTCTTGGCGATCGCGCCAGCGCTCTTCGCGAAATGGTCGAGGGCGGCCCGGTCGACGTCATCACCGGCGATTACCTGGCCGAGGTCACGATGCTCATCCTGGGCAAGCAGCAGGCGAAGGATCCATCGGCCGGCTATGCCGCGGCGTTCCTTGCGCACCTGGGGCCCGCGCTGAAGACGGTGCTCGCGAAGGGCGTCAAAATCGTGGTCAACGCGGGCGGGCTCCACCCCACGGGCCTCGCCAACGCCGTGCACGCGCTCGCGCAACGCATCGGCGTCTCGCCGCGCATCGCCACCGTGCACGGCGACGATCTGCGCGGGCGCCTCGCGGCGTTGATGGCCGAAGGCGAAGCGTTCGCCAACCTCGAAACGGGCCAGCCCTTGCCGCAGGATCCCTCGTTCGTGCGCACCGCCAACGCGTACCTCGGCGCGTGGGGCATCGTGCGCGCGCTCCAGGCGGACGCCGACATCGTCCTTTGTCCGCGCGTGACCGATGCGTCGCTGGTGGTGGGCGCGGCGGCGTTCTGGCACGGCTGGCAAAGGGACGACTGGGACGCGCTGGCGGGCGCCGTCGCCGCGGGCCATGTGATCGAGTGCGGCACGCAGGCGACGGGCGGAAACTATTCGTCCTTTCGCGCCCTCGAAGATGGGCCTCTGCACCCGGGCTTTCCGCTGGCCGAGATCGACGCCGACGGGAGCAGCGTGATCACGAAGCACCCCGGCACGGGCGGTCGGGTGACGGTGGGCACCGTGACCGCGCAGCTCGTGTACGAGGTGGAGTCGCCGCGTTATCCGAACCCCGATGTGATCACGCACCTCGACACGATTCGGCTCGAAGAGGCGGGGCCCGATCGCATCGCGCTGCGCGGCGTACGCGGATCGCCGCCGCCCGACACCACCAAGGTCGCCATCACCACGCGCGGCACCTTCCGCAACGAGATGATCCTGGGCGCGGTGGGCCTCGACGTGGACGCGAAGTTCGATCTCTTCGAGCGCGCCGCGCGGGCGGTCCTCGCCAAGACCTCGGCCACCGTCCTGTTCCAGCGCATCGGATCGGCGAAGCCCGATGCGAGGTCACAAGACGAAGCCACGGCCTTTTTGCGCGTGGTCGCGTCGTCGGACGATGAAGCCGCCGTGGGGCGCGCCTTCTCGGGCGCGTTGGTCGAACTGGGGCTCTCGAGCTATCCGGGGCTCTTCATGTTGGCGGCGCCCGGTCCTGCGTCGGAGACGGGCGGCTACTGGCCCGCCAAGGTTCCGCAGTCGCGGCTCGAGCACAAGGTGACCCTCCCCGATGGAAGCGTGGAGGCCATCGCGCTGCCGCCCGTCATGAATCGGCCCGGGGCGGGCGAACGCGCGGCGCCCGTCGCGGACGATGTGCGAACGCCGGACGATGCACGTGCCGTGGACGATGCGGGCACCACGGACGATGTGCGCACCACGGACGATGCGGGCACCACGGACGATGCGCGCACCACGGAAGATGCGCGCACCACGGACGATGGACGCACCGCGGACGATGCACGCGCCGCGGACGATGCGGGCACCACGGACGATGCGGGCACCACGGACGATGCGCGCACCGCGGAAGATGCGCACACCGCGGAAGATGCGCACACCGCGGAAGATGCGCACACCGCGGACGGTGCACGCGCGACGGAGGATGCGCACCCGGCTCGAAACAGCGCGAATTCCGCGCCCGCGCCCTCGTCGTGCCGTGTTCCGCTTGGAACGGTCGCCGACGCGCGCTCCGGCGACAAAGGGAGCGACGCCAATGTTGGTATCTGGGTTCATTCCGATGCTGCATTTGCGTGGCTTCGTGCCATGCTCACGGTGGAGCGTTTTCGCGAGCTCCTCCCCGAGGCGCGCGATCTTACCGTCGAGCGCTACGAGCTTCCCCATTTGCGGGCGCTGAACTTCGTCGTGCGCGGTCTGCTCCGCGGCGGCGCGACGGCCACCACGCGCCTCGATCGCCAGGCCAAGTCGCTCGGTGAGTTCTTGCGCGCGCGCGTCGTGGACGTCCCCGCGTCCCTCGTGCCCATGCACCGCACCGAATCGAAGCAATCGCCATAG
- a CDS encoding TetR/AcrR family transcriptional regulator → MPPTTPPKPDPLSRRAERTRRKLVAAARSVFEARGVLEARIVDIANEAGVAVGSFYTYFDSKEELLREVAGALFHELIPPLPPDVGADPRARIEAGNRAYVHAYQKNARILALVQHQTLSDPTLRAMYEEARATFIARVERSIRRLQRAGLTPNDVSAALSANILAGMVHEFCYFAFGLDQPKVRRPRRQAFHEEEAIVALTTLWIRALELGAAPKAPRRVPSARGARNPKTTPRSRS, encoded by the coding sequence ATGCCCCCGACCACGCCCCCAAAGCCGGATCCCCTCTCACGGCGCGCCGAGCGCACGCGAAGAAAGCTCGTGGCCGCGGCCCGGAGCGTCTTCGAGGCGCGCGGGGTCCTCGAGGCGCGCATCGTCGACATCGCCAACGAGGCGGGTGTCGCCGTGGGCTCGTTCTATACGTACTTCGACTCGAAGGAGGAGCTCCTGCGCGAGGTGGCCGGCGCGCTCTTCCACGAGCTCATCCCCCCGCTGCCGCCCGACGTGGGCGCCGATCCGCGGGCGCGCATCGAGGCCGGCAACCGCGCGTACGTGCATGCGTACCAGAAGAACGCGCGCATCCTGGCGCTCGTGCAACATCAGACCCTCTCCGACCCCACGTTGCGCGCCATGTACGAGGAGGCGCGCGCCACGTTCATCGCGCGGGTCGAGCGATCCATCCGCAGGCTGCAGCGCGCAGGGCTCACCCCCAACGACGTATCTGCCGCGCTCTCCGCGAACATCCTCGCCGGGATGGTGCACGAGTTCTGTTATTTCGCGTTCGGTCTCGACCAACCGAAGGTGCGCCGCCCGCGGCGGCAGGCTTTTCATGAAGAGGAGGCGATCGTGGCACTGACAACGCTCTGGATCCGAGCGCTCGAGCTCGGGGCAGCACCCAAAGCCCCGCGCCGTGTACCAAGCGCGCGGGGTGCGCGAAACCCGAAAACTACGCCGAGGAGCAGGTCATGA
- a CDS encoding acyl-CoA carboxylase subunit beta: MTVLCSTVDTRGAAFAKNREDMLGLVAELRAIEAKGRAEEESKRKNYVKRGQLLPRERIMRLLDRRSPWLELSTLAGYKMHDDRDGALAGGNMIIGIGYVSGVRCIVTASNSAIKGGTIAPMGLHKALRAQEIALEQKLPAVSLVESGGANLLYQSEIFIPGGRTFANQARASAAGIPQITVVHGSSTAGGAYMPGLSDYVIMVRGRAKVFLAGPPLLLAATGEVALDEDLGGAEMHTRIAGTGEFLAEDDADALRIARDVMRGIGWNDGLPPRPPRAVKAPLYDPDELCGVVPVDYRKPVDCREIIARVVDASEFVEFKGEYDRQTICGHATIAGVRVGVVGNNGPITVQGSTKTGQFIQLCCQSNLPIVYLMNTTGYMVGSASERGGIVKHGSKMIQAVANAHVPQITIVVGGSFGAGNYGMCGRGFGPAFIFSWPNARTAVMGGEQAAKVMSIVTREKWKRAGKVFDESDEGMLSAIESTIVSQFETESHAFVTSARLFDDGIIDPRDTRKVLAYVLSICDEARARTLQPTSYGVARL, from the coding sequence ATGACGGTCCTCTGCTCCACCGTGGACACCCGCGGCGCGGCCTTCGCCAAGAACCGCGAGGACATGCTGGGCCTCGTCGCCGAGCTTCGCGCCATCGAGGCCAAGGGCCGCGCGGAAGAGGAGAGCAAGCGCAAGAACTACGTCAAGCGCGGACAGCTCCTGCCGCGCGAGCGCATCATGCGCCTGCTCGATCGGCGCAGCCCTTGGCTCGAGCTCTCCACCCTCGCCGGCTACAAGATGCACGACGACCGCGACGGCGCGCTCGCCGGCGGCAACATGATCATCGGCATCGGCTATGTCTCGGGCGTACGCTGCATCGTGACCGCGAGCAACTCGGCCATCAAGGGCGGCACCATCGCGCCCATGGGCCTCCACAAAGCGCTGCGGGCGCAGGAGATCGCCCTCGAGCAGAAGCTCCCGGCCGTCTCCCTCGTGGAGTCGGGCGGCGCCAACTTGCTCTACCAGTCGGAGATCTTCATCCCCGGCGGGCGCACGTTCGCGAACCAGGCCAGGGCGTCGGCGGCCGGCATCCCGCAGATCACGGTGGTGCATGGATCGTCGACCGCGGGCGGCGCGTACATGCCGGGGCTCTCGGACTACGTCATCATGGTGCGCGGGCGCGCCAAGGTGTTCCTCGCCGGCCCGCCGCTCCTCCTGGCCGCCACCGGCGAGGTCGCGCTCGACGAAGATCTGGGCGGCGCCGAGATGCACACGCGGATCGCGGGCACCGGCGAGTTTCTGGCCGAGGACGACGCCGACGCCCTGCGCATCGCGCGCGACGTGATGCGCGGCATCGGCTGGAACGACGGGCTCCCCCCTCGCCCCCCGCGCGCCGTGAAGGCCCCGCTCTACGACCCCGACGAGCTGTGCGGGGTGGTCCCGGTGGACTACCGAAAGCCGGTCGACTGCCGCGAGATCATCGCGCGCGTGGTCGACGCGAGCGAGTTCGTCGAGTTCAAGGGAGAATACGATCGGCAGACCATCTGCGGGCACGCGACCATCGCCGGCGTGCGCGTGGGGGTGGTCGGCAACAACGGGCCCATCACGGTGCAGGGGTCCACCAAGACGGGCCAGTTCATCCAGCTCTGTTGCCAGAGCAACTTGCCCATCGTGTACTTGATGAACACCACCGGTTACATGGTGGGCTCGGCCTCCGAGCGCGGCGGCATCGTGAAGCACGGCTCCAAGATGATTCAGGCCGTGGCCAACGCGCACGTGCCGCAGATCACCATCGTGGTGGGCGGCAGCTTCGGCGCGGGGAACTATGGCATGTGCGGGCGCGGCTTCGGGCCGGCGTTCATCTTCTCGTGGCCCAACGCGCGCACGGCGGTCATGGGGGGCGAGCAGGCGGCCAAGGTGATGAGCATCGTCACCCGGGAGAAGTGGAAGCGCGCGGGGAAAGTGTTCGACGAGTCGGACGAGGGGATGCTCTCGGCCATCGAGAGCACCATCGTGTCGCAGTTCGAGACGGAGTCGCACGCGTTCGTCACCAGCGCGCGCCTGTTCGACGATGGCATCATCGATCCGCGCGACACGCGCAAAGTGCTCGCCTACGTGCTCTCGATCTGCGACGAGGCGCGGGCGCGAACGCTCCAACCCACGAGCTACGGCGTCGCGCGGCTCTGA